The Acidobacteriota bacterium genome has a segment encoding these proteins:
- a CDS encoding MTH1187 family thiamine-binding protein, with amino-acid sequence MKAIAEIQVIPIGAGVSVRKEVRRAHELIVASGLTVEAHAYGTNVEGELAAILDAVRHVHETLHAEGVVRLSTAIKLGTRTDKEPSLGAKRL; translated from the coding sequence ATGAAAGCGATCGCGGAGATCCAGGTCATTCCCATCGGCGCGGGCGTTTCCGTCCGCAAGGAAGTCCGCCGGGCCCACGAGCTGATCGTCGCATCGGGGCTGACGGTCGAGGCCCACGCCTACGGGACCAACGTGGAGGGCGAATTGGCGGCGATTCTGGACGCGGTCCGACACGTTCACGAAACGCTGCACGCCGAAGGCGTCGTTCGCCTGTCCACGGCGATCAAGCTGGGCACGCGGACGGATAAAGAGCCCAGTCTCGGAGCCAAGCGGCTGTAG